A single region of the Streptomyces diastaticus subsp. diastaticus genome encodes:
- a CDS encoding SigE family RNA polymerase sigma factor, translated as MPVIAPMPATRQPARAPAPRDGAEAMMSAPTTTAGTTVDHLTETYRAHYRSLLGLAALLLDDTASCEDVVQEAFIRVHSARKRVRDPEKTLAYLRQTVVNLSRSALRRRILGLKLLSKPMPDMASAEEGAYDQLERDALIKAMRGLQRRQREVLVLRYFADMTEAQAAETLGISVGSVKAYGSRGIAALRVAMGSTS; from the coding sequence ATGCCGGTGATCGCCCCCATGCCGGCGACCCGGCAGCCCGCCCGTGCTCCGGCCCCGCGTGACGGCGCCGAGGCCATGATGAGCGCGCCGACGACCACGGCGGGGACCACCGTCGACCACCTGACCGAGACCTACCGCGCCCACTACCGCTCGCTCCTCGGGCTCGCGGCGCTCCTCCTCGACGACACCGCCTCGTGCGAGGATGTCGTCCAGGAGGCGTTCATCCGGGTCCACTCGGCTCGCAAACGCGTCCGCGACCCCGAGAAGACCCTCGCCTACCTGCGGCAGACCGTCGTCAACCTCTCCCGGTCGGCGCTGCGCCGCCGCATCCTCGGCCTGAAGCTCCTCTCCAAGCCGATGCCCGACATGGCCAGCGCCGAGGAAGGCGCCTACGACCAGTTGGAGCGGGACGCCCTGATCAAGGCGATGCGCGGTCTCCAGCGCCGCCAGCGCGAAGTCCTGGTGCTGCGCTACTTCGCCGACATGACCGAGGCCCAGGCCGCCGAGACCCTCGGCATATCCGTCGGCTCGGTCAAGGCGTACGGCTCCCGTGGCATCGCGGCACTCCGCGTCGCGATGGGCAGCACGTCGTGA
- a CDS encoding SURF1 family protein — protein MYRFLLTPRWWGINLFVVLAIPFCVFMGSWQLGRFEDRAQAHKEAEEKPVVSTEPAAPVGELLPVDKLTSGRVAEATGTYAEQFLVPARKLGDREGHYVLTLLRQSDGSPALPVVRGWLPGTADPDEAPAPPEGEVSLSGVLQAPEHSGSPGVYKSGGLPADQVGIISAASLVNLVPYGVENAWVTLTDGQPGNAGLTPVPPAATPGSGLDLKAFQNLGYTGEWFVFAGFVVFMWFRLLRRDAEVARDEALGIAPEGPPQPVAAEPPAGAGTAEDAGAEGRQPAPAP, from the coding sequence GTGTACCGGTTCCTGCTGACCCCGCGCTGGTGGGGCATCAACCTGTTCGTGGTCCTGGCCATCCCCTTCTGCGTCTTCATGGGGTCCTGGCAGCTCGGCCGGTTCGAGGACCGGGCGCAGGCACACAAGGAGGCCGAGGAGAAGCCCGTCGTCAGTACGGAGCCCGCGGCGCCCGTCGGCGAACTGCTCCCCGTCGACAAGCTCACCTCCGGCCGCGTCGCCGAGGCCACCGGCACGTACGCGGAGCAGTTCCTGGTCCCGGCGCGCAAGCTGGGTGACCGGGAAGGGCACTACGTGCTGACCCTGCTCCGCCAGTCCGACGGTTCGCCGGCGCTGCCGGTCGTCCGGGGCTGGCTGCCGGGCACCGCCGACCCGGACGAGGCGCCCGCGCCGCCGGAGGGCGAGGTCTCGCTGTCCGGCGTCCTCCAGGCACCCGAGCACTCCGGCTCGCCCGGCGTGTACAAGAGCGGCGGCCTCCCCGCCGACCAGGTCGGCATCATCAGCGCCGCCTCACTGGTCAACCTGGTGCCGTACGGCGTCGAGAACGCCTGGGTCACCCTCACCGACGGCCAGCCGGGCAACGCGGGGCTGACCCCGGTGCCCCCGGCCGCGACCCCCGGCAGCGGCCTGGACCTGAAGGCGTTCCAGAACCTCGGCTACACCGGTGAGTGGTTCGTCTTCGCCGGGTTCGTGGTCTTCATGTGGTTCCGGCTGCTGCGCCGGGACGCCGAGGTCGCCCGTGACGAGGCCCTCGGCATCGCCCCGGAGGGGCCGCCCCAGCCGGTGGCGGCCGAGCCGCCCGCCGGGGCCGGGACGGCCGAGGACGCCGGTGCCGAGGGACGGCAGCCCGCCCCGGCTCCGTAG
- a CDS encoding S9 family peptidase, with protein MPDWEKRFRAPRVSLPEWSEDAPDRALFVSNATGTYELYTWDRSTGAQRQVTDRPNGTTDGVLTPDGEAVWWFSDTDGDEFGVWMRQSFEGGEDVPAVPGLEPSYPAGLAIGRDARGTAVVGRSTDEEGSTIHLVRDGGAPALVYRHRESAGVGDLSRDGTLLAIEHTEHGDAMHSALRVLRLGGGPGEPPAPETVAELDDTRGGEEELGLAVMGFAPVEGDTRLLIGHQRRGRWEPMVWDVVDGSQTELAIDLPGDVSAEWYPDGSGLLVAHSFEARSELWRYDLAAGTLARVDTPAGTVSGATARPDGTVEYLWSSAAVPPQVRSTTGEVVLDAPGMKAPGSVPVEDVWVDGPAGRVHALVQRPGGEGPFPTVFEVHGGPTWHDSDDFAAGPAAWVDHGYAVVRVNYRGSTGYGREWTDALKHRVGLIELEDIGAVREWAVASGLADPRRVVLAGGSWGGYLTLLGLGTQPDAWALGLAAVPVADYVTAYHDEMEGLKAMDRTLLGGTPEEVPERFAASSPLTYVDEVKAPVYISAGVNDPRCPIQQVENYVDRLVAREHPHEVYRYDAGHGSLVVEERIKQVRLELDFAARHLPA; from the coding sequence ATGCCTGACTGGGAGAAGCGGTTCCGGGCGCCGCGGGTCTCCCTGCCCGAGTGGTCCGAGGACGCCCCCGACCGGGCGCTGTTCGTCTCGAACGCGACCGGTACCTACGAGCTGTACACCTGGGACCGGTCCACCGGTGCCCAGCGGCAGGTGACCGACCGGCCCAACGGCACCACCGACGGCGTGCTGACACCCGACGGGGAGGCGGTGTGGTGGTTCAGCGACACCGACGGTGACGAGTTCGGCGTGTGGATGCGCCAGTCCTTCGAGGGCGGCGAGGACGTCCCGGCGGTGCCGGGGCTGGAGCCCTCCTACCCGGCGGGGCTCGCGATCGGGCGGGACGCGCGAGGCACAGCCGTCGTCGGACGCTCCACCGACGAGGAGGGGTCGACGATCCACCTGGTGCGGGACGGCGGCGCGCCCGCCCTGGTCTACCGGCACCGCGAGTCGGCGGGCGTCGGCGACCTGTCGCGCGACGGGACCCTGCTGGCCATCGAGCACACCGAGCACGGCGACGCCATGCACTCGGCGCTGCGGGTGCTGCGCCTGGGCGGCGGACCCGGCGAGCCGCCGGCGCCGGAGACCGTGGCGGAGCTGGACGACACCCGGGGCGGTGAGGAGGAGCTGGGCCTGGCGGTGATGGGGTTCGCGCCGGTCGAGGGCGACACCCGGCTGCTCATCGGCCACCAGCGGCGCGGCCGCTGGGAGCCGATGGTGTGGGACGTCGTGGACGGTTCCCAGACGGAGCTGGCCATCGACCTGCCCGGCGACGTGTCGGCCGAGTGGTACCCGGACGGGTCGGGCCTGCTCGTCGCGCACAGCTTCGAGGCCCGCAGCGAGCTGTGGCGGTACGACCTGGCCGCGGGGACGCTGGCGCGGGTCGACACCCCGGCCGGGACGGTCTCCGGCGCCACCGCCCGCCCGGACGGCACCGTGGAGTACCTGTGGTCCTCGGCCGCCGTGCCGCCGCAGGTCCGCTCGACCACGGGCGAGGTCGTGCTGGACGCGCCGGGCATGAAGGCGCCCGGTTCGGTGCCGGTCGAGGACGTGTGGGTGGACGGCCCCGCCGGGCGGGTGCACGCGCTGGTGCAGCGCCCCGGGGGCGAGGGCCCGTTCCCGACGGTGTTCGAGGTCCACGGCGGCCCGACCTGGCACGACAGTGACGACTTCGCGGCGGGCCCGGCGGCATGGGTCGACCACGGCTACGCGGTGGTCCGCGTCAACTACCGGGGCTCGACCGGTTACGGCCGCGAGTGGACCGACGCGCTGAAGCACCGGGTCGGCCTGATCGAACTGGAGGACATCGGCGCGGTCCGCGAGTGGGCGGTCGCCTCGGGCCTCGCCGACCCGCGCCGGGTGGTGCTGGCCGGCGGTTCCTGGGGCGGCTACCTGACCCTGCTGGGCCTCGGCACGCAGCCGGACGCCTGGGCGCTGGGCCTGGCGGCGGTCCCGGTCGCCGACTACGTCACGGCCTACCACGACGAGATGGAGGGACTGAAGGCGATGGACCGCACCCTTCTCGGGGGCACCCCGGAGGAGGTCCCGGAGCGGTTCGCCGCCTCGTCGCCGCTGACCTACGTGGACGAGGTCAAGGCGCCCGTCTACATCTCGGCCGGGGTCAACGACCCGCGCTGCCCGATCCAGCAGGTCGAGAACTACGTGGACCGGCTGGTGGCCCGCGAGCACCCGCACGAGGTGTACCGGTACGACGCCGGGCACGGCTCGCTCGTGGTCGAGGAGCGGATCAAGCAGGTGCGGCTGGAACTGGACTTCGCCGCCCGTCACCTGCCGGCCTGA
- a CDS encoding serine/threonine-protein kinase yields the protein MGRVVDGRFELIARLGGGGMGLVWRARDLALHREVALKEVRPPDPALLESDPAAARMLRERVLREARSLARIDHPNVVTIHHIVDSEEVAHPWLVMELVTGGSLQDRLAEGSLAPTEAARLGRGVLAALRAAHAAGIHHRDVKPANVLLRADGRPVLTDFGIAALRESTSLTATGELVGSPDYIAPERLRGDEGDPASDLWSLGMLLYVAVEGHHPLRRASTLATLAAVLDGPIPEPRHAGALFPVLEALLTRDAAARPDVERLDALLARAEAGAGTVDAGPAPAGRGGTASGAGGGGSEHTWRLGAAPPPPSGSALVRTPTQRVEPEDAAPADHGPPATASATSTSATSSAAQPASEPSQDPTASGAPKTGAPSAVDDDLLDAPSAQDRAKGRRIAQRARMLVAVSSVLSTAMVVGGFYLFGPGSDRDQGGDDRAAAPSSAPSTPSADPVGDIPEPRETPEEEPDLLTPDSVRGIISELAKVMGTTEVTGFDVHQNHASAEAPLERDPKLYDKYVYRDGKAARDGAGGVLREDSAVVDLDRFDWDALSRLMTEAEKRLGVEKPETRYVIVDPASVFHDQQPVLRLHLSDEYGGGFLTADVDGKVIDVNPRS from the coding sequence ATGGGGCGGGTGGTGGACGGCCGGTTCGAGCTGATCGCACGGCTCGGCGGGGGCGGGATGGGGCTGGTCTGGCGGGCGCGGGACCTCGCTCTCCACCGGGAAGTGGCGTTGAAGGAGGTGCGCCCGCCGGACCCGGCCCTGCTGGAGTCCGACCCCGCGGCGGCCCGGATGTTGCGGGAGCGGGTGCTGCGCGAGGCCCGGTCACTGGCCCGGATCGACCATCCGAACGTGGTGACCATCCACCACATCGTGGACTCCGAGGAAGTGGCCCATCCCTGGCTGGTGATGGAGCTGGTCACCGGAGGCTCACTCCAGGACCGGCTGGCCGAGGGCAGTCTGGCGCCGACGGAGGCGGCGCGGCTCGGCCGCGGTGTCCTCGCGGCCCTGCGCGCGGCCCACGCGGCGGGCATCCACCACCGGGACGTGAAGCCGGCCAACGTCCTGCTCCGCGCCGACGGCCGCCCGGTGCTCACCGATTTCGGCATCGCCGCCCTGCGCGAGTCGACCAGCCTCACGGCCACCGGCGAACTGGTCGGCTCCCCCGACTACATCGCGCCCGAACGCCTCCGGGGCGACGAGGGCGACCCGGCCTCGGACCTCTGGTCGCTGGGGATGCTGCTGTACGTCGCCGTGGAGGGCCACCATCCGCTCAGGCGGGCCTCCACCCTGGCCACCCTGGCCGCCGTACTGGACGGTCCGATCCCCGAGCCCCGGCACGCCGGCGCCCTCTTCCCCGTACTGGAGGCCCTGCTCACCCGCGACGCCGCCGCGCGGCCGGACGTGGAGAGGCTGGACGCGCTGCTCGCTCGGGCGGAGGCCGGTGCCGGGACGGTGGACGCCGGTCCGGCTCCGGCCGGGCGGGGCGGCACGGCGTCCGGTGCGGGGGGAGGGGGCTCGGAGCACACCTGGCGGCTGGGCGCCGCCCCTCCCCCGCCGTCCGGTTCGGCCCTGGTCCGCACGCCGACCCAGCGCGTCGAGCCCGAGGACGCCGCCCCGGCGGACCACGGCCCGCCTGCGACAGCCTCGGCGACCTCCACGTCCGCGACCTCCTCGGCCGCGCAGCCGGCGTCGGAGCCGTCGCAGGACCCGACGGCGTCGGGCGCGCCGAAGACCGGCGCACCGTCCGCCGTGGATGACGACCTGCTCGACGCTCCCTCGGCGCAGGACCGGGCGAAGGGCCGGCGGATCGCCCAACGGGCGCGGATGCTGGTGGCCGTCTCGTCCGTCCTGAGCACGGCGATGGTGGTCGGCGGCTTCTACCTGTTCGGCCCGGGCAGCGACCGCGACCAGGGCGGCGACGACCGGGCGGCCGCCCCCAGCTCCGCCCCTTCCACCCCGTCCGCGGACCCGGTGGGGGACATCCCGGAGCCGCGGGAGACGCCCGAGGAGGAACCTGACCTGCTCACCCCGGATTCCGTACGGGGGATCATCTCCGAGCTGGCGAAGGTGATGGGGACGACCGAGGTCACCGGCTTCGACGTGCACCAGAACCACGCTTCCGCCGAAGCGCCGCTCGAACGCGACCCGAAGCTCTACGACAAGTACGTCTACCGCGACGGGAAGGCCGCCCGGGACGGCGCGGGCGGGGTGCTGCGGGAGGACAGCGCCGTGGTCGACCTCGACCGGTTCGACTGGGACGCGCTGTCCCGTCTGATGACGGAGGCCGAGAAGCGGCTCGGCGTCGAGAAGCCCGAGACCCGTTACGTCATCGTCGACCCGGCCTCCGTCTTCCACGACCAGCAGCCGGTACTGCGGCTCCATCTCAGCGACGAGTACGGCGGCGGGTTCCTCACCGCCGATGTCGACGGCAAGGTCATCGACGTGAACCCGCGGAGCTGA
- a CDS encoding alpha/beta fold hydrolase, with the protein MEPNFQSAGAEAGAPVHRTVATPAGRTHLVEQGSGPLVLLVHGFPESWYSWRHQLPALAAAGYRAVAVDVRGYGRSSRPADPAAYRMTELVADSVAVVHALGERTAVVVGHDWGSRIAADAALTRPDVFRAAALLSVPYEPHGGPRPSEVFARMGGEDEFYVSYFQEPGRAEAEIEPDVRGWLGGIYAALSADTMPGPDEPDPHFVTRGGTMRGRFPAGRRPAWLTEADLDFYAGEFERTGLTGALNRYRNMDRDWEDFAAYEGAPLTQPTLFLGGALDASTTWLSAAIDAYPRTLPGLVASHLLDGSGHWLQQERPAEVNHLLTTWLAGLPG; encoded by the coding sequence GTGGAACCCAACTTCCAGTCAGCCGGCGCCGAAGCCGGTGCCCCCGTTCACCGCACCGTCGCCACCCCGGCGGGCCGGACCCACCTCGTGGAGCAGGGCAGCGGTCCACTCGTCCTGCTGGTGCACGGCTTCCCCGAGTCCTGGTACTCCTGGCGCCACCAGCTCCCCGCCCTGGCCGCCGCCGGGTACCGTGCCGTCGCCGTCGACGTCCGCGGGTACGGCCGTTCCTCCCGTCCCGCCGATCCGGCCGCGTACCGCATGACGGAGCTGGTCGCGGACAGCGTCGCCGTCGTCCACGCCCTCGGCGAGCGCACCGCGGTCGTCGTCGGCCACGACTGGGGCTCGCGCATCGCCGCCGACGCGGCTCTGACGAGGCCGGACGTCTTCCGCGCCGCCGCCCTCCTGAGCGTCCCCTACGAGCCGCACGGCGGGCCGCGTCCCAGTGAGGTGTTCGCGAGGATGGGCGGCGAGGACGAGTTCTACGTCTCGTACTTCCAGGAGCCCGGTCGCGCCGAGGCGGAGATCGAGCCGGACGTACGGGGCTGGCTCGGCGGGATCTACGCCGCGCTCTCCGCCGACACCATGCCCGGCCCCGACGAGCCGGACCCGCACTTCGTCACCCGGGGCGGCACCATGCGCGGGCGCTTCCCGGCCGGTCGACGTCCCGCCTGGCTCACCGAGGCGGACCTGGACTTCTACGCGGGCGAGTTCGAACGGACCGGGCTGACCGGCGCGCTCAACCGCTACCGGAACATGGACCGCGACTGGGAGGACTTCGCCGCGTACGAGGGCGCGCCGCTCACCCAGCCGACCCTCTTCCTCGGCGGTGCCCTCGACGCCTCCACCACCTGGCTCAGCGCCGCCATCGACGCCTACCCCCGCACGCTCCCCGGGCTGGTCGCCTCGCACCTGCTCGACGGCAGCGGTCACTGGCTCCAGCAGGAACGCCCCGCCGAGGTGAACCACCTGCTGACCACCTGGCTCGCCGGGCTGCCCGGCTGA
- a CDS encoding serine/arginine repetitive matrix protein 1 — MSDPASSATAARFRAAVETATTTGDLTGFRPLFRPDVRLYSPVSFKPFEGEEMVLGLLGVLVRTFEDFRYIGAFTGEAATSHDRDAPGGPADVLLFRAAVDGKEIHGMDLLHFDEAGLIKEITVMVRPQSAVQALGQAVLRGLVEAGLVPGE, encoded by the coding sequence GTGTCCGACCCCGCCTCCTCCGCCACGGCGGCCCGCTTCCGCGCCGCCGTCGAGACCGCGACCACCACCGGCGACCTCACCGGGTTCCGCCCGCTGTTCCGCCCGGACGTCCGCCTGTACAGCCCCGTCTCCTTCAAGCCGTTCGAGGGCGAGGAGATGGTGCTCGGACTCCTCGGAGTCCTCGTCCGCACCTTCGAGGACTTCCGCTACATCGGAGCCTTCACCGGGGAGGCGGCCACCAGCCACGACCGCGACGCCCCGGGCGGCCCGGCGGACGTCCTGCTGTTCCGGGCCGCCGTGGACGGCAAGGAGATCCATGGGATGGACCTGCTCCACTTCGACGAGGCCGGACTGATCAAGGAGATCACCGTCATGGTCCGGCCCCAGTCGGCCGTCCAGGCCCTCGGCCAGGCGGTCCTGCGCGGCCTGGTGGAAGCGGGGCTCGTCCCCGGGGAGTGA
- a CDS encoding DUF7144 family membrane protein: protein MTSPPDPGAHSDPEQPRPVPPAPPQFGSGLPGLEQADEPWQRLDGPSAPAPAPDPHGGWRTEGLVFAGVLMLCQGVLAALQGVAGLVGDPFYEEVADYTYRISLTGWGVIHLVLGVAVAVTGAGILRRARWARLPGLFFAALSLVAQFLFLPYQPVWSIIVIALDVFIIWALASAPGGGAGNGRRRKGIARPNPSP from the coding sequence ATGACCTCCCCGCCCGATCCCGGCGCCCACTCCGACCCCGAGCAGCCGCGCCCCGTACCGCCGGCTCCGCCCCAGTTCGGCAGCGGGCTGCCCGGGCTGGAGCAGGCGGACGAGCCGTGGCAGCGCCTCGACGGACCCTCCGCCCCGGCGCCCGCCCCCGACCCGCACGGCGGCTGGCGCACCGAGGGCCTGGTCTTCGCGGGCGTCCTGATGCTCTGCCAAGGCGTCCTCGCCGCCCTCCAGGGCGTCGCGGGCCTGGTCGGCGACCCGTTCTACGAGGAGGTGGCCGACTACACCTACCGGATCAGCCTCACCGGCTGGGGCGTCATCCACCTCGTCCTCGGCGTGGCCGTCGCCGTCACCGGCGCGGGCATCCTCCGGCGCGCCCGCTGGGCGAGGCTGCCCGGCCTCTTCTTCGCCGCGCTGAGCCTCGTCGCCCAGTTCCTCTTCCTGCCCTACCAGCCGGTGTGGTCGATCATCGTGATCGCCCTGGACGTCTTCATCATCTGGGCCCTCGCCTCCGCTCCGGGCGGCGGAGCGGGGAACGGGCGCCGCCGCAAGGGCATCGCCCGTCCGAACCCCAGTCCGTAA
- a CDS encoding DUF1707 SHOCT-like domain-containing protein encodes MTADASNTPVPRDQLRVSHDERDKVVEQLRDAAADGRLDIDELEDRVGRALTAKTYGELAPLTADLPVPAAHTPIPPLVIKSGMQGASRTGRWKVPAKITAHGGMAGVRLDFTRVECPLPEVEIEAYGEMAGVTIVVPEGWFVDSDGVDPGIGGLRNKTLHPETRTPGTPVIRVTGTGGMAGVTIRHPNYLERRRLEKAKAQGR; translated from the coding sequence ATGACGGCCGACGCCTCGAACACACCAGTCCCGCGGGACCAGCTCCGCGTCTCCCACGACGAGCGTGACAAGGTCGTGGAGCAGCTCCGCGACGCGGCCGCCGACGGGCGGCTGGACATCGACGAACTGGAGGACCGCGTCGGCCGCGCCCTCACCGCCAAGACCTACGGCGAGCTGGCCCCCCTCACCGCCGACCTCCCCGTGCCCGCGGCCCACACCCCGATCCCGCCGCTGGTCATCAAGAGCGGCATGCAGGGGGCCTCCCGTACCGGCCGCTGGAAGGTTCCCGCCAAGATCACCGCACACGGCGGCATGGCGGGTGTCCGCCTCGACTTCACCCGCGTCGAATGCCCTCTCCCCGAGGTCGAGATCGAGGCGTACGGCGAGATGGCCGGCGTGACGATCGTCGTCCCCGAAGGCTGGTTCGTGGACTCCGACGGCGTCGACCCCGGCATAGGCGGCCTCCGCAACAAGACCCTCCACCCCGAGACCCGCACCCCCGGCACCCCCGTCATCCGCGTCACCGGTACCGGCGGCATGGCGGGCGTCACCATCCGCCACCCGAACTACCTGGAACGGCGGAGGCTGGAGAAGGCGAAGGCGCAGGGACGATAA
- a CDS encoding winged helix DNA-binding domain-containing protein, with translation MTVLSTRALNRATLARQLLLDRAGLRPLDAVSHLGGLQAQEPQEPYVGLHARLRAFAPAELSALLTGRQVVRTHLMRRTVHLVTAEDALAWRGRHEAMLRQRVLGVYRAELAGVDLDDLAEAARAVMADGRPRTMAEVARELVGRWPEPGKRALGEMVVAALVPMAQLPPRGLWRQKAGVRNLPLTTWLGRDIAPPPAPGGADRAGEALVRRYLAAYGPAASADLRAWCGLAGLPSAVAAVRDELVSFRDERGRLLLDLPDAPRPDSGTPAPVRFLPAFDNAVLGYHDRSRVIDDAHRGLSVAGERMVLVDGRVAATWSAGETGVVVRPVRRLTRAEKDEVTEEGRGVAMFLSEGKDARAGIVAA, from the coding sequence ATGACCGTCCTCTCCACCCGTGCGCTCAACCGCGCCACGCTGGCCCGCCAGCTGCTGCTGGACCGGGCGGGCCTTCGGCCCCTCGACGCCGTGTCCCACCTCGGCGGCCTCCAGGCGCAGGAGCCGCAGGAGCCGTACGTCGGCCTCCACGCACGGCTGCGCGCCTTCGCCCCGGCGGAGTTGTCGGCGCTGCTCACCGGGCGGCAGGTGGTGCGGACCCATCTCATGCGCCGCACCGTCCACCTCGTCACCGCAGAGGACGCGCTGGCCTGGCGCGGCCGTCACGAGGCGATGCTGCGCCAGCGGGTCCTCGGGGTCTACCGCGCCGAACTCGCCGGCGTCGACCTCGACGACCTGGCCGAGGCGGCCCGGGCGGTCATGGCCGACGGCCGGCCCCGCACGATGGCCGAGGTGGCGCGGGAACTGGTCGGCCGCTGGCCGGAGCCGGGGAAACGGGCGCTCGGCGAGATGGTGGTGGCCGCGCTGGTCCCGATGGCGCAGCTCCCGCCGCGCGGCCTGTGGCGCCAGAAGGCCGGCGTCCGCAACCTCCCGCTCACCACCTGGCTCGGCCGCGACATCGCGCCGCCGCCGGCGCCGGGCGGGGCCGACCGGGCCGGGGAGGCCCTGGTACGCCGCTACCTGGCCGCGTACGGTCCGGCCGCCTCCGCGGATCTGCGCGCCTGGTGCGGCCTGGCCGGGCTGCCGTCGGCGGTGGCCGCCGTCCGGGACGAGCTGGTCTCCTTCCGGGACGAACGCGGCCGCCTTCTCCTCGACCTCCCCGACGCTCCCCGTCCCGACTCCGGCACTCCGGCCCCGGTCCGCTTCCTGCCCGCCTTCGACAACGCCGTCCTCGGCTACCACGACCGCTCCCGCGTCATCGACGACGCCCACCGCGGGCTGTCGGTGGCCGGGGAGCGGATGGTGCTGGTGGACGGGCGCGTGGCCGCGACGTGGTCGGCCGGGGAGACGGGGGTGGTGGTGCGCCCTGTGCGGCGGCTGACGCGGGCGGAGAAGGACGAGGTGACGGAGGAGGGGCGGGGCGTGGCGATGTTCCTGTCGGAGGGAAAGGACGCGAGGGCCGGGATCGTCGCCGCCTGA
- a CDS encoding DinB family protein, with protein MAATTTTSTPLDPERTDLLGALASVRGALAAAVAGLGDGEAGQRPTVSALCLGGLVKHVTAVEELWARFMAEGPSALPFDLPDGVTWADIAAGTARELPRWMTERADEFRMLPGETLAGVVERYEEAAARTDEVIASVPDLSTTYALPEVPWHAPGEVRSVRRVIAHIIAETAQHAGHADILRETLDGRTAS; from the coding sequence GTGGCTGCGACGACCACCACTTCCACCCCGCTCGACCCGGAACGTACCGACCTGCTCGGGGCGCTCGCGTCCGTGCGCGGGGCGCTGGCCGCGGCGGTGGCCGGGCTCGGCGACGGCGAGGCCGGGCAGCGGCCGACCGTCAGCGCGCTCTGCCTGGGCGGGCTGGTCAAGCACGTCACCGCCGTGGAGGAGCTGTGGGCGCGCTTCATGGCCGAGGGCCCGTCCGCGCTGCCGTTCGACCTGCCGGACGGGGTGACCTGGGCCGACATCGCCGCCGGCACCGCCCGGGAACTGCCCCGCTGGATGACCGAGCGCGCGGACGAGTTCCGGATGCTGCCGGGCGAGACGCTGGCGGGGGTCGTCGAGCGGTACGAGGAGGCGGCCGCGCGCACCGACGAGGTCATCGCCTCCGTCCCCGACCTGTCGACCACGTACGCGCTGCCGGAAGTGCCGTGGCACGCTCCGGGTGAGGTACGCAGCGTGCGCCGGGTGATCGCGCACATCATCGCCGAGACGGCGCAGCACGCGGGCCACGCCGACATCCTCCGCGAGACGCTCGACGGGCGGACCGCGAGCTGA
- a CDS encoding helix-turn-helix transcriptional regulator — MRKTSARLLALLSLLQARREWPGALLAERLDVSPRTVRRDVDRLRELGYPVAAVKGPDGGYRLGAGTELPPLLFDDDQAVALAVALQTAAMTGAGIEEAAARALTTVRQVLPARLRHRIDALRITAVDRPGNVLAPQADTEVLLALSTAVRARETLRFDYRAPDHAPASRPGTPPPPRRAEPHHLVTWGGRWYLVAWDLDREDWRTFRVDRLTPRIPTGPRFTPRELPGGDVTAYVATRFRGAHHPDSAPDWPCRGEVVLHRPAPEVAGFAHDGVVEELAPDRCRLTLGSWSWPSLAALIGRFDADFEIVGPPELSAAFARLGRRYAQAAARSTPGTPGPPHRPGTSDAHADTP, encoded by the coding sequence ATGCGGAAAACCTCGGCACGGCTGCTGGCCCTGCTCTCGCTGCTCCAGGCCCGACGGGAATGGCCGGGCGCGCTGCTCGCCGAACGCCTCGACGTCAGCCCGCGCACCGTCCGCCGCGACGTCGACCGCCTGCGCGAACTCGGCTACCCCGTCGCCGCCGTGAAGGGCCCCGACGGCGGCTACCGGCTCGGCGCCGGTACGGAGTTGCCCCCGCTGCTCTTCGACGACGACCAGGCGGTCGCGCTCGCCGTCGCCCTCCAGACCGCCGCGATGACCGGAGCCGGGATCGAGGAGGCCGCGGCCCGCGCCCTGACCACCGTCCGCCAGGTCCTGCCCGCGCGGCTGCGCCACCGGATCGACGCCCTCCGGATCACCGCCGTCGACCGCCCCGGGAACGTCCTCGCCCCGCAGGCCGACACCGAGGTACTCCTCGCTCTCAGCACCGCCGTCCGCGCCCGCGAAACCCTCCGGTTCGACTACCGCGCACCGGACCACGCCCCGGCGTCGCGCCCCGGCACGCCCCCGCCGCCACGCCGGGCGGAGCCGCACCACCTGGTCACCTGGGGCGGCCGCTGGTACCTCGTCGCCTGGGACCTCGACCGCGAGGACTGGCGTACCTTCCGCGTCGACCGCCTCACCCCGCGCATCCCCACCGGCCCCCGCTTCACCCCGCGCGAGCTCCCCGGCGGTGACGTGACCGCCTACGTCGCCACGCGCTTCCGGGGCGCACACCACCCCGACTCCGCCCCGGACTGGCCCTGCCGGGGAGAGGTCGTCCTCCACCGGCCCGCCCCCGAGGTCGCCGGCTTCGCCCACGACGGCGTCGTCGAGGAACTCGCCCCGGACCGCTGCCGGCTCACCCTCGGCTCCTGGTCCTGGCCGAGCCTCGCCGCGCTCATCGGCCGCTTCGACGCCGACTTCGAGATCGTGGGCCCACCGGAGCTGTCGGCGGCGTTCGCACGACTGGGCAGGCGCTACGCACAGGCGGCGGCCCGGAGCACACCCGGCACGCCCGGACCGCCCCACAGGCCCGGTACCTCGGACGCGCACGCCGACACCCCCTAA